The following coding sequences lie in one Flavobacterium sediminis genomic window:
- a CDS encoding aldo/keto reductase, translating into MNYNRCGKSGLLLPQISLGLWHNFGSFDDLKNAEQIIVNAFDNGITHFDLANNYGPVPGSAEENFGGIVKRNFQGFMRDQLVISTKAGYKMWDGPYGDWGSRKYLITSLNQSLKRMNLEYVDIFYSHRPDPETPVEETMMALDYAVKSGKALYAGISNYNAEQAQEAIKILKDLGTPSLIHQPKYSMFERSPENGLLDVLEENGVGCIAFSPLAQGLLTSKYLKGIPAGSRASNPNGSLQTTDITEDILQKIQLLNKLAQKRDQTLAQMAIAWLLKDRRITSVLIGASSVAQLYENLKSLEQLTFSEEELQQIESILRGII; encoded by the coding sequence ATGAATTACAACAGATGTGGGAAAAGCGGACTTTTGTTACCACAAATATCTTTAGGGCTATGGCATAATTTCGGTTCTTTTGATGATCTTAAAAATGCAGAGCAAATAATTGTCAATGCTTTTGATAATGGGATCACACATTTTGATTTAGCAAATAATTACGGGCCGGTTCCGGGATCAGCAGAGGAAAACTTCGGAGGAATCGTTAAACGGAATTTTCAAGGTTTTATGCGAGACCAATTAGTCATTTCAACGAAAGCCGGATACAAGATGTGGGACGGACCTTATGGAGATTGGGGTTCAAGGAAATACTTGATTACGAGTTTAAATCAAAGTTTGAAACGAATGAATCTGGAATATGTGGATATCTTTTATTCGCATCGTCCGGATCCTGAAACTCCCGTTGAAGAAACCATGATGGCTCTTGATTATGCCGTGAAAAGCGGTAAGGCACTTTATGCAGGGATTAGTAATTATAATGCTGAGCAGGCTCAGGAAGCCATAAAGATTCTGAAAGATCTGGGAACTCCTAGCTTAATTCATCAACCTAAATATTCTATGTTTGAGCGTTCACCTGAAAATGGCTTATTAGATGTTTTAGAAGAGAATGGAGTAGGATGTATCGCGTTTTCTCCTTTAGCGCAAGGTCTATTAACCTCTAAATATTTAAAAGGAATTCCTGCCGGTTCAAGAGCATCAAATCCTAACGGATCTTTACAAACAACAGACATAACGGAAGACATTCTTCAAAAGATACAATTGTTAAATAAGTTGGCACAAAAAAGAGACCAAACGTTAGCACAAATGGCTATCGCCTGGTTGTTAAAAGATAGAAGAATTACTTCTGTTTTAATAGGTGCCAGTTCTGTTGCGCAATTATACGAAAACTTAAAAAGTTTAGAGCAGTTGACTTTTTCAGAAGAGGAATTGCAACAAATAGAATCAATTCTAAGAGGAATAATTTAG
- a CDS encoding glycoside hydrolase 5 family protein has protein sequence MKAIRAFLPLLLIIICISCNVEKDSFISIKESQFIKTGEPYHYVGTNYWYGGLLGCKEGNQSRLLRELDDLKSNGIVNLRIMIGAEGGDQDYTVREPLQPQQGVFIESRLEGLDFLLSEMKKRDLTAILYFTNNWEWSGGMAKYLEWNGYGVVPNPNIAPNTWPQFMAYTAQFHTCEPCKEALKSYIKKIITRTNSVSKVKYSDDPTIMAWEVANEPRVFTPENEKAFTNWLNDVTAYIKSLDKNHLVTTGSEGKAGSNDDLLTFERTHNNPNIDYLTMHIWPKNWGWYKIEDEAGSTPVAIQNTLNYIEEHIKVANKLNKPIVLEEFGYPRVQENLDRNASAAYRNQFYKAVFRRLDKAIQTNEPFVALNFWGYGGFGKNNPKNGKWNIGDDYTTDPPQEPQGLNSVFATEKSTLALMKDFNSKWNNN, from the coding sequence ATGAAAGCTATCCGTGCCTTTTTGCCCCTTCTTTTGATTATTATTTGTATTTCCTGCAATGTCGAAAAAGACAGCTTTATCAGCATTAAGGAATCTCAATTTATCAAAACCGGAGAACCTTATCATTATGTAGGAACTAATTACTGGTATGGAGGTCTTTTAGGCTGTAAAGAAGGTAATCAAAGTCGTTTACTAAGAGAGTTAGATGACTTAAAATCTAATGGCATTGTCAATCTAAGGATTATGATTGGTGCTGAAGGCGGAGATCAGGATTATACTGTAAGAGAACCTTTGCAACCTCAACAAGGTGTTTTTATTGAATCCCGTTTAGAAGGACTCGATTTTCTTTTATCGGAAATGAAAAAAAGAGATCTGACAGCTATTCTTTATTTTACTAACAATTGGGAATGGAGCGGCGGAATGGCTAAGTACTTAGAGTGGAACGGATACGGCGTAGTTCCTAACCCTAATATTGCACCTAATACCTGGCCGCAATTCATGGCATATACAGCACAGTTCCATACTTGTGAACCGTGTAAAGAAGCTTTAAAAAGTTACATCAAAAAAATTATTACCAGAACTAATTCTGTTTCTAAAGTAAAATATTCAGATGACCCAACTATTATGGCATGGGAAGTAGCCAATGAACCTCGTGTTTTTACTCCGGAAAATGAAAAAGCTTTTACAAATTGGTTAAATGATGTGACTGCCTATATTAAATCTTTAGATAAAAACCACTTGGTAACAACAGGCTCAGAAGGGAAAGCCGGTTCTAACGATGATCTGCTTACTTTTGAACGTACACACAATAATCCGAATATTGATTATTTGACCATGCACATCTGGCCTAAAAACTGGGGTTGGTATAAAATTGAAGACGAGGCTGGCTCTACTCCTGTTGCTATTCAAAATACACTGAACTATATAGAAGAACATATAAAAGTAGCTAATAAGCTAAATAAGCCTATTGTTTTAGAAGAATTCGGTTATCCGCGAGTTCAGGAAAACTTAGACAGAAATGCATCAGCGGCATACCGCAATCAATTCTATAAAGCTGTTTTCCGGCGCTTGGACAAAGCTATTCAGACTAATGAACCTTTTGTTGCTTTGAATTTTTGGGGTTATGGTGGTTTCGGAAAGAACAATCCTAAAAATGGTAAATGGAATATTGGCGATGACTATACTACTGACCCACCGCAAGAGCCGCAAGGTCTGAACTCCGTTTTTGCTACAGAAAAAAGTACCTTAGCTCTTATGAAAGACTTTAATTCTAAGTGGAATAACAACTAA
- a CDS encoding glycoside hydrolase family 26 protein has protein sequence MKKIFFFFYTTLLIACSSTEESNSVATTNTTNNNGITPQNVRNYMVDPNATDETVALFYNLKKMAETKFAIGQQDAFNSFYNNDSSQSDIKKSTGYDPALLGCDFMFITDDNNTGEASNWFYQQELKIITDAKQAYDNGMFVTFSWHMREPYEGQEFYTSEMTDFQKYNALISLLPGGTNHEYYKTKLDKIATVLTNMKGTDNKQIPVILRLFHEFDGGWFWWGSQWCTAAQYQQLWQFTVEYLRDTKSVHNILYAFSPDNSYNTESQYLSRYPGDTYVDILAMDNYGDFNNQGTSGATTANNKLKMLSDLAIAKKKIAALSETGYQVSNANPPINGWFSNYLYTALTDQNIQIAYTMFWYNTQDAYYVPTPTNSNVNDFVDFTNKPKTTLVNNLPNLYQLPN, from the coding sequence ATGAAAAAAATATTTTTTTTCTTTTACACTACTCTTTTAATCGCTTGTTCCTCAACAGAGGAATCAAATTCCGTTGCTACTACAAATACAACAAATAACAACGGTATAACGCCTCAAAACGTGAGGAACTATATGGTTGATCCTAATGCTACTGATGAAACCGTTGCTTTGTTCTACAACCTGAAAAAAATGGCTGAAACAAAGTTTGCTATAGGTCAACAAGATGCTTTTAACAGCTTTTACAATAACGATAGCTCACAATCAGACATCAAAAAATCGACCGGATATGATCCCGCTCTTTTAGGATGTGATTTCATGTTCATTACGGATGATAATAACACAGGAGAAGCTTCTAATTGGTTCTACCAACAAGAATTAAAAATTATAACAGATGCTAAACAGGCGTATGACAATGGTATGTTTGTTACTTTTTCATGGCACATGCGCGAACCTTATGAGGGCCAAGAATTTTACACAAGTGAAATGACCGATTTCCAAAAATACAATGCTTTGATCAGTCTCCTACCCGGCGGTACAAATCATGAGTATTACAAAACAAAACTGGATAAAATAGCTACTGTATTAACTAACATGAAAGGAACTGATAATAAACAAATTCCTGTCATTTTAAGACTATTTCACGAATTTGACGGAGGATGGTTCTGGTGGGGAAGCCAGTGGTGTACTGCAGCCCAATATCAGCAGCTATGGCAATTTACTGTTGAGTATTTAAGAGATACTAAATCAGTTCACAATATCCTCTATGCTTTTTCTCCTGACAATTCTTATAATACAGAAAGTCAGTATCTATCACGTTATCCGGGAGACACTTATGTTGATATTTTAGCAATGGACAATTACGGAGATTTTAATAATCAAGGTACTTCAGGAGCAACAACTGCAAACAATAAATTAAAAATGCTCTCTGATCTGGCTATTGCAAAGAAAAAAATTGCAGCCTTGAGCGAGACCGGCTATCAGGTTAGCAATGCCAATCCTCCTATAAATGGTTGGTTCTCGAATTATTTATATACTGCTTTAACCGATCAGAACATCCAAATTGCATATACCATGTTCTGGTATAACACACAAGATGCTTATTATGTACCAACCCCAACTAACTCTAATGTAAACGATTTTGTAGATTTTACTAACAAGCCCAAAACGACTTTAGTAAATAATTTACCGAACTTGTACCAATTACCAAACTAA
- a CDS encoding carbohydrate binding domain-containing protein, with amino-acid sequence MKHYTLFPILFLFCLFSHAQKNIVKNGGFESDLQYWNGSSATISPYDKKAGKNSCLINQFTGSEWKGIDQTVNIPKETFALECSIWIKTDAISGGKEPYNAGVMTVEFLTSSGKNISYENIAQIKGSTAWTEYTKTVLVPSDAKKIRIMLALAQTDGTILFDEVQVNKISEEEYHSTVQKKTSEKEQKTIVKVIEPVYFQNGDFENQLEYWTGKARITDKSHQGKFAVLVSSPANEWTAIEQSADLPEGAEKIHISGWLKAENIVRGKEPWNNGMFIIEFTKDGKNKTSEDQLLGTVTNSTEWLYFEKTLSIPKETKKFRIMLALSNCTGNLYADNIQIKYFR; translated from the coding sequence ATGAAACATTATACTCTTTTCCCGATATTGTTCCTTTTTTGTCTGTTTTCTCATGCACAAAAAAATATCGTTAAAAACGGAGGCTTCGAGTCGGATCTGCAATATTGGAATGGTTCTTCAGCAACCATCTCTCCTTATGATAAAAAAGCAGGAAAAAATAGTTGCTTAATCAATCAATTTACCGGTAGCGAATGGAAAGGAATAGACCAGACTGTTAACATTCCGAAAGAAACATTTGCTTTAGAATGTAGTATATGGATAAAAACCGATGCGATTTCCGGAGGGAAAGAGCCTTATAACGCAGGCGTAATGACTGTAGAGTTCCTGACCTCTTCCGGAAAAAATATCAGTTATGAGAATATAGCTCAGATCAAAGGTTCTACCGCCTGGACTGAATATACAAAAACGGTTTTAGTCCCTTCTGATGCTAAAAAGATCCGAATTATGCTCGCGCTGGCCCAAACAGACGGTACTATTCTATTTGATGAAGTACAAGTTAATAAAATTTCTGAAGAGGAATACCATTCCACGGTACAAAAGAAAACCTCAGAAAAAGAGCAAAAAACCATAGTAAAAGTTATTGAACCGGTCTATTTCCAAAACGGTGATTTTGAAAACCAATTAGAATACTGGACAGGTAAAGCCCGTATAACCGACAAAAGCCATCAGGGAAAATTTGCAGTACTGGTATCTTCTCCGGCAAATGAATGGACTGCAATCGAACAGTCAGCAGACCTTCCCGAAGGTGCCGAGAAAATTCATATTTCAGGTTGGTTAAAAGCTGAAAATATTGTTCGGGGAAAAGAACCTTGGAACAACGGAATGTTTATCATTGAATTTACAAAAGACGGAAAAAATAAAACATCGGAAGACCAGCTTCTGGGAACTGTTACCAACTCTACTGAGTGGTTGTACTTTGAAAAAACATTAAGTATTCCTAAAGAGACAAAAAAGTTCAGGATCATGTTAGCATTAAGCAATTGTACAGGAAATTTATATGCTGACAACATCCAAATTAAATACTTCAGATAA
- a CDS encoding AGE family epimerase/isomerase gives MPTPERKQNLKNEVREELNHILNYWKKNTIDAENDGFVGQIDAFEKKVLNAEKGSVLNARILWSFSAAYQITQDPSDLETATKAYHFINSYFFDKEFGGVFWSVAYDGKPSQTKKQIYALAFTIYGLAEYYKITQDQKVLQMAISLFETIEKYSFDPVNKGYLEAFTQEWNPIEDLRLSAKDVNEKKTMNTHLHIVEAYANLFLVWPNELLQTKIIEILETINHYFINTRTGHLKLFFNEEWIEKPDVVSYGHDIEAAWLLLWCARITQNQELIEIFTKHALQMADATFEGIDQDGGLWYELDPQKNNLITEKHWWPQAELLIGMINAWELTQEEKYFTTAEKNWDFIKRFIIDKENGEWIWGIHGDYSKIINDKAGLWKCPYHNSRACIELIDRL, from the coding sequence ATGCCAACACCAGAAAGAAAACAAAATTTAAAAAACGAGGTCAGAGAAGAACTTAACCACATTTTAAACTATTGGAAAAAAAACACCATAGACGCTGAAAATGATGGTTTTGTAGGACAAATCGATGCTTTTGAAAAAAAAGTTCTGAATGCTGAAAAAGGCTCTGTTCTCAATGCTCGTATTCTTTGGTCTTTCTCTGCGGCTTATCAGATCACACAAGATCCTTCCGATCTTGAAACAGCCACTAAAGCTTATCATTTTATTAATAGTTATTTTTTTGACAAAGAGTTTGGCGGGGTTTTCTGGAGTGTTGCATACGATGGAAAACCTTCTCAAACCAAGAAGCAGATCTATGCTTTAGCATTTACAATTTACGGCTTAGCCGAATACTATAAGATAACTCAGGATCAAAAAGTTTTACAAATGGCTATTTCGCTTTTTGAAACCATCGAAAAATATAGCTTTGACCCTGTAAACAAAGGATATTTAGAAGCCTTTACTCAAGAATGGAATCCAATTGAAGATCTCCGGTTAAGTGCTAAAGATGTCAACGAAAAGAAGACTATGAATACGCATTTACATATTGTAGAGGCGTATGCCAACTTATTTTTAGTTTGGCCAAATGAACTTTTACAAACAAAGATCATAGAAATTTTAGAGACGATCAATCACTATTTTATCAATACTAGAACCGGACATCTAAAACTCTTCTTTAATGAAGAATGGATTGAAAAACCAGATGTCGTTTCCTATGGCCATGATATAGAAGCTGCTTGGTTATTGCTTTGGTGTGCAAGAATTACACAAAATCAAGAACTGATTGAAATCTTTACTAAACACGCCTTACAAATGGCTGATGCTACTTTTGAAGGGATTGACCAGGACGGAGGTCTTTGGTATGAACTTGATCCTCAGAAAAATAATTTAATCACAGAAAAGCATTGGTGGCCACAAGCAGAACTTTTAATTGGGATGATCAATGCTTGGGAATTAACACAAGAAGAGAAATATTTTACTACTGCTGAAAAAAACTGGGATTTCATTAAGCGTTTTATCATAGACAAAGAAAACGGAGAATGGATCTGGGGTATTCATGGAGATTACAGTAAAATAATCAACGATAAAGCAGGTTTATGGAAATGTCCTTACCACAACTCCAGAGCTTGTATAGAACTGATTGATCGATTATAA
- a CDS encoding glycoside hydrolase family 130 protein: MKHITNYEQLKAVHETFLNISNKPYEESNGIYMRYKNAIVTPKHIPLEWRYDLNAENNPYAMERIGFNATFNAGAIKWKGNYILCVRVEGNDRKSFFALAESPNGIDNFKFWEKPCVIPQIPGNPDTNVYDMRLTQHEDGWIYGIFCTERKDPNAPKGDTSSAIANAGIVRTKDLVNWERLPDLISNTGQQRNVVLHAEFVNGKYAVYTRPQDGFIDVGSGGGIGLGYIDNMENPVVQNETIIFSKKYHTIYELKNGLGPAPIKTSKGWLHLAHGVRNTAAGLRYTLYMFMTDLNDIGKVTYVPAGHFMAPINDERVGDVSNVLFSNGWITDEDGTVYIYYASSDTRMHVAVSSTDRLVDYVMNTPEDTFISSGSVATIIDLVDRNKNL; this comes from the coding sequence ATGAAACATATAACCAATTACGAACAATTAAAGGCTGTACACGAAACCTTTCTGAATATCAGCAACAAACCATACGAGGAATCAAACGGGATTTACATGCGCTATAAAAATGCAATTGTTACCCCGAAACATATTCCTTTGGAATGGCGTTATGACCTGAACGCAGAAAACAACCCTTATGCTATGGAACGTATCGGTTTTAATGCAACATTCAATGCCGGAGCTATAAAATGGAAAGGAAATTATATATTATGCGTACGTGTTGAAGGAAACGACAGAAAATCGTTTTTTGCTCTTGCAGAAAGTCCTAATGGAATTGACAACTTCAAATTTTGGGAAAAGCCATGTGTCATTCCTCAAATCCCCGGAAATCCGGATACCAATGTATATGACATGCGTCTGACACAACATGAAGACGGATGGATTTACGGCATTTTCTGTACCGAAAGAAAAGATCCGAATGCTCCTAAAGGCGATACCAGTAGCGCAATTGCTAATGCCGGTATTGTTCGTACAAAAGATTTGGTTAATTGGGAGCGCTTGCCGGATTTGATTTCCAATACAGGTCAACAACGAAATGTGGTTTTACACGCTGAATTTGTAAATGGAAAATATGCGGTTTACACACGCCCTCAGGACGGCTTTATTGATGTTGGTTCCGGTGGTGGTATCGGTTTAGGTTATATTGACAATATGGAAAACCCTGTTGTTCAAAATGAAACCATTATTTTCTCTAAAAAATACCATACAATCTATGAATTAAAAAATGGCTTAGGTCCTGCTCCGATCAAAACCTCAAAAGGTTGGTTGCATTTAGCACACGGAGTGCGAAACACAGCTGCCGGTCTGCGCTATACACTCTACATGTTCATGACCGATTTGAATGATATAGGAAAAGTAACGTATGTTCCGGCCGGACATTTTATGGCTCCGATCAATGACGAACGCGTAGGAGATGTTTCCAACGTGTTGTTCTCAAACGGTTGGATTACTGATGAAGACGGAACCGTATACATCTATTATGCTTCATCCGATACCCGGATGCATGTAGCCGTTTCTTCTACTGACAGATTAGTAGATTATGTAATGAATACTCCTGAAGACACCTTTATTTCATCAGGATCCGTAGCGACTATTATTGATTTAGTTGATCGAAATAAAAATTTATAA
- a CDS encoding sodium:solute symporter family protein has protein sequence MQLLNTIDFLIILAYLISIVIIGLVLRKRAERSKDDYLLGGKSIPWYLLGLSNASGMFDISGTIWLVTLMFVYGIKSVWIPWLWPVFNQIFLMVYLSKWLRRSNVTTGAEWIGTRFGTGTGAKLSHMIVVVFALVVCLGYLAYGFIGLGKFVEIFLPWEVISNYIPFQVSAQYVPHFYGVIFTLFAVFYSLLGGMSGIVWADVVQFAIMTVAALVIGYLGWQAVGTGNLTVPEHWMSPFSGGLELNWSSVIPEVQSKIKSDGFGIFSIFLSMMLFKGILVSIAGPAPTYDMQKILSTKNAIEASKMSGFVSVILMPIRYLMIAGFAALALVYYEKIDLLTASGNLDFELILPSAIKTFVPVGLLGLLLAGLIAAFMSTFAGTLNAAQAYIVNDIYLKHIKPEANAKQIRNMNYATGIIVVLISIILGLFAKNVNSVLNIIVSVLYGSYVGANILKWHWWRFNGEGFFWGMLTGLVAAYFTPMLFPEVNELYLFPILLIVSLLGSIIGTYSAPATNKDILKEFYLNVRPWGFGDL, from the coding sequence ATGCAACTACTCAATACAATAGATTTTTTAATTATCCTTGCTTACTTGATCTCAATTGTCATTATCGGGCTGGTATTAAGGAAAAGGGCTGAACGAAGTAAAGACGATTATCTCTTAGGTGGTAAATCCATTCCATGGTATTTACTGGGGCTTTCCAATGCTTCGGGTATGTTTGACATTTCAGGGACTATTTGGTTGGTTACTTTAATGTTTGTTTATGGTATAAAAAGTGTATGGATCCCATGGCTTTGGCCGGTTTTCAATCAGATCTTCCTAATGGTTTATTTATCCAAATGGTTAAGACGATCAAACGTAACGACAGGTGCCGAATGGATCGGAACTCGATTCGGGACAGGTACCGGTGCCAAATTATCACACATGATCGTTGTTGTATTTGCTTTAGTTGTATGTTTAGGCTATTTAGCATACGGATTTATTGGCTTAGGAAAATTTGTAGAGATTTTCCTCCCTTGGGAAGTTATCAGTAACTATATACCTTTTCAGGTTTCGGCTCAATATGTTCCGCACTTTTACGGCGTTATTTTTACACTTTTTGCTGTATTCTATTCTCTATTGGGCGGTATGTCAGGAATTGTTTGGGCAGATGTAGTTCAATTTGCAATTATGACAGTAGCAGCTTTAGTTATCGGCTATTTAGGTTGGCAAGCTGTCGGAACAGGAAATCTGACCGTACCGGAACATTGGATGAGTCCGTTCAGCGGAGGCTTAGAACTCAATTGGTCTTCTGTGATACCAGAAGTACAAAGCAAAATAAAGTCCGATGGTTTCGGAATCTTCTCGATTTTTCTTTCAATGATGTTATTTAAAGGAATTTTGGTTAGCATCGCAGGACCTGCTCCTACTTATGATATGCAAAAAATATTATCTACCAAAAATGCTATTGAAGCTTCTAAAATGAGTGGTTTCGTATCCGTTATCCTAATGCCGATACGTTACTTAATGATTGCCGGATTTGCTGCCTTAGCTTTGGTTTACTATGAAAAGATAGACCTGTTGACTGCTTCCGGAAATCTGGATTTTGAGCTTATACTTCCTTCGGCTATTAAAACCTTTGTTCCTGTCGGGCTTTTAGGTTTATTACTGGCAGGGTTAATCGCTGCATTCATGTCTACTTTTGCTGGAACTCTTAATGCTGCTCAAGCCTATATTGTAAATGATATTTATCTGAAACATATTAAACCGGAAGCTAATGCTAAACAAATCAGAAATATGAATTATGCCACCGGAATTATCGTTGTGCTTATCAGTATTATATTGGGATTATTTGCTAAAAATGTAAACTCCGTGTTAAACATTATTGTATCTGTTCTTTATGGAAGTTATGTAGGAGCTAACATTTTAAAATGGCATTGGTGGCGATTTAACGGCGAAGGGTTTTTCTGGGGGATGCTAACCGGATTAGTAGCCGCTTACTTCACTCCCATGCTTTTTCCTGAAGTAAACGAACTTTATTTGTTTCCTATTTTGCTTATCGTTTCTTTATTAGGATCGATTATCGGAACCTATTCCGCACCGGCAACCAATAAAGACATTCTTAAAGAATTTTATTTAAACGTCCGTCCGTGGGGTTTTGGGGACCTGTAA
- a CDS encoding glycoside hydrolase family 26 protein — translation MSKGGVNTISWHINNPFTGGDAWDTTPGSLASVLPNGSKHELFKNWLDKAAVFLNSLKSDDGKSIPVLYRPYHELTGNWFWWCQNNGTPEQFKELWVFSFNYLKSKGVHNLIYVFNTADFETYEDFEKFYPGDQYVDIVSFDAYQYDDPATSTAYVDKCRKQFKIMNEFAFKHNKIMAFAETGFEQIPYENWWTDTLIKAIGNYKISYVLVWRNHGWLEHEQKMHYYAPYKGQSTEKDFKKFYELPNTFFQKEITEQNIYQ, via the coding sequence ATATCAAAGGGCGGTGTCAATACTATTAGTTGGCATATTAATAACCCTTTTACCGGTGGTGATGCTTGGGATACAACTCCCGGCTCCTTAGCTTCAGTACTACCAAACGGAAGCAAGCATGAACTTTTTAAAAACTGGTTAGACAAAGCTGCCGTATTTTTAAACAGTCTTAAATCTGACGATGGTAAATCAATCCCTGTTTTATACCGCCCGTATCATGAATTAACCGGAAATTGGTTTTGGTGGTGCCAAAACAACGGAACTCCTGAACAATTTAAAGAATTATGGGTGTTTTCATTTAATTACTTAAAATCTAAAGGCGTTCACAATTTAATTTATGTATTCAACACTGCTGATTTTGAAACATACGAAGATTTTGAAAAATTTTACCCGGGAGACCAATATGTTGATATCGTAAGCTTTGATGCCTATCAATACGACGATCCTGCCACAAGTACTGCCTATGTTGATAAATGCCGGAAACAATTCAAAATCATGAATGAATTTGCCTTCAAGCATAACAAAATAATGGCATTTGCTGAAACCGGATTTGAACAGATTCCCTATGAAAACTGGTGGACTGATACCTTAATAAAAGCTATTGGCAATTATAAAATTTCATACGTCTTGGTCTGGAGAAATCACGGTTGGCTGGAACATGAACAAAAAATGCATTATTATGCTCCTTATAAAGGGCAGTCTACGGAAAAGGATTTTAAAAAATTCTATGAATTACCTAATACTTTTTTCCAAAAAGAAATAACAGAACAAAATATTTACCAGTAA
- a CDS encoding glycosyl hydrolase produces the protein MRLYKTIQKITLLTSISLLASCHSILNSDQQATTETQNVYRNLIQLKQKGFMFGHQDDLAYGVNWKYENGRSDVKEVANDYPAVYGWDIGRIENDSPENLDGVPFHKMRQYIKEVYQRAVSILLVGILITLLPVVMLGIQLPAP, from the coding sequence ATGAGACTGTACAAAACCATACAAAAAATAACATTATTGACCTCAATCTCTTTGTTAGCTTCTTGTCATTCAATACTCAATAGCGACCAACAAGCTACTACTGAAACCCAAAACGTATACAGAAACCTGATACAATTAAAACAAAAAGGATTCATGTTTGGTCATCAGGATGATCTGGCTTATGGAGTGAACTGGAAATATGAAAATGGTCGAAGTGATGTAAAAGAAGTTGCTAATGATTATCCGGCTGTTTATGGTTGGGATATCGGAAGAATTGAAAATGACAGTCCGGAAAACCTGGACGGAGTTCCTTTTCATAAAATGAGACAATACATTAAAGAAGTATATCAAAGGGCGGTGTCAATACTATTAGTTGGCATATTAATAACCCTTTTACCGGTGGTGATGCTTGGGATACAACTCCCGGCTCCTTAG
- a CDS encoding helix-turn-helix domain-containing protein translates to MSEVYKFHREVTPLSKRDSFLVFDRIKDGFDFPVHHHPEYEINFIQNGSGVKRVVGDHIEEIEEVELVLVGPNLHHGWETHNCRSRRIHEITIQFHNDLFEDSFLSRRVMLSIKDMLEKSIHGILFSNKTAIEIGERLKKLSKLDGIDNFLEFLSILYDMSNSRNQRLLSTYTVDNFNFEEDDKMKMVYDYVQQNFSEKISLDEVADLLSMSVVSFNRFIKKRTNKTFVNYLNDIRVGYASRWLIEKDLSIAEIAYKAGFNNIANFNRIFKSKKNTTPSQYREEFNGMKRFL, encoded by the coding sequence ATGAGCGAGGTCTATAAATTTCACAGAGAAGTAACTCCCTTATCAAAAAGAGATAGCTTTTTGGTCTTTGATAGAATTAAAGATGGATTTGATTTCCCGGTACATCATCATCCGGAATACGAGATTAATTTTATTCAAAACGGAAGCGGTGTAAAAAGAGTAGTGGGAGATCATATAGAAGAGATTGAAGAAGTTGAGTTGGTGTTAGTTGGACCTAATTTGCATCATGGGTGGGAAACACATAATTGCAGGTCAAGAAGGATTCATGAAATAACCATCCAATTTCATAATGATTTGTTTGAAGATAGTTTTTTATCCAGACGGGTAATGCTGTCGATCAAAGATATGTTGGAAAAGTCTATACATGGAATATTGTTTTCGAATAAAACAGCTATAGAAATAGGGGAAAGGTTGAAAAAACTATCAAAATTAGACGGAATTGATAATTTTTTAGAGTTTTTGTCTATACTTTATGATATGTCTAATTCAAGGAATCAGCGGTTGTTGTCTACTTATACGGTTGATAATTTTAATTTCGAAGAGGATGATAAAATGAAAATGGTGTATGATTATGTGCAACAAAACTTTTCAGAGAAAATTTCTTTAGATGAAGTAGCAGACCTGTTATCGATGAGTGTTGTGTCGTTTAATCGTTTTATTAAAAAAAGAACAAATAAGACTTTTGTGAACTATTTGAATGATATCAGGGTAGGGTATGCTTCCAGGTGGTTGATTGAGAAGGATTTAAGTATTGCGGAAATTGCTTATAAGGCAGGTTTTAATAATATAGCGAACTTTAACAGAATCTTTAAGAGTAAAAAGAACACAACTCCGAGTCAATACAGGGAAGAATTCAATGGAATGAAACGTTTTTTATAA